TTGTGGATTCGTTCTCTAAGTACTACAAGtaaacctcttatttgaaagagtaaaagtcactccttagggtaatttgggTGATATCAAATCTGACGCCATCGCCGGGGAGAGCTTTTATCACCATTAGATCCTAgctagttagatttagtctaggtttttcTACTGTTCAAGAAATCTCATAAAcaattttttcttgtctttcagGTGCATGTCCAgaagtaccagaagcaacaaggagcaAGTGCTATTCTTTTTAGATCATGCACGCTTAGAACGTTCAATCCATAAAAAGAGAGGCACCCCATTGATCGACTCAGTTCGCCGACTAACACTTTTCAGCAAACGTCGACCAATACTACGGATCCGTCGACCAACACTTCTcagccaacatcgatcgacaccacacCGAACGCCGATCCATACTCAACCGCGAGATATGGTTGCGACTCTAGTTCTTATTTAAAAGGAGTTTGGAAACCTTCATGACAAGGATGGTCATATGCATAATGCAGAAGGTCAGAGGATAGATTATCAGGGGGCTTCAAACCCTGATCCTGAGGCAGCTGCTGCTCAAGCTGCAGACAAGGCTGCTCGACCCATAACGTTGGCTGATTATAACCATCCAGATCAATACTACGGCAACAGATCTGGTATTCATCCTCCAGCTATCAAGCATAAcgatttcgagctgaagccccATTACTTAACACTCATGGGACATACACCATAGTGTGGTCTATCACATGAGCATCCTGTGGACCATCTGGAACGATTCGACGATCTGGTTTATGCCATTAAAGCCAAaggagtccctgaggactatctcttttgcaagctcttcaagtactcattTTCTGGAGAAACTTCAcactggcttaagcagttaccaccaggatctcttacaTCCTGGGCATACATCAAGAACGCATTTCGGTATAATTTCTTTGATGAGTCAGGCGCTGAGGATTTAAGGatcaagattgctacattcacacaTGAGCCTACATAATCATTCAGAAcctcctggatcagattcaagtcctatcagagagattgtccacaccatggattcaatgaagtgcaGCTGCTTAGCACTTTCTTCAAAGGCATCGCGCTGGAATATCAGATGGCTCTAGACACTGctagtgaaggaaacttcaacACTAGGAATCCATAAGAGGCTGTGAGACTTATTAAGAACTTAGCATCTAGCaatagcaccaagaacactgattttgagaggagaaATTTGGCTGCCCTAGAAAAGGAGGAGATGGACAATTTTcgggaaaaatactcaggtattgaattcctccagaccccaggcaggacaccggccttTGGATCCCGCTGGAAGGAACCCCGGTTCCCAGGATCCCCGCTATAAGGAACCCCGGTTCCCCGCTATGGAGTTTTCCGGGCCCGGTCCCAGGATTGCCCCCTTCCTCCGGGAAATGGAAAACTttcgataaggagaaccttccatatttccgaatatggaagaatttaacctactccaaccggTAAATATTCGCCTTAAGAAGACAATATAAAGggaatctaaaccctaaagcaagggatcgacacttcaagACTTAGAGCTTAtagctaggcggctagaactagaGTTTAGACACGAATCATTGTAGTTCCGGcttgttctatctaataaaacatctcttcaagtctattTCTCTCAAACACGTACGAAATATATACAAACACTAGCCTTGTCTATCGTtctgtggtactcacaaagatcctacaaaaaaaatcccctaatagtttggcgctagaaggaggggagtaatctaaactaCGTGATAATGGTGGTGGATGAGCATGACGAGCTACCCGAAGCTACCCAGAGAGAAGCCGAACTCAAGAGGCAAATCGATGATCTGCAAGGTCAAGTAACCGGGTTGCATCAAACTCGGGAAGAGACCAATCCCGAGCTTTCCTCGGAGTTCCAGATCCTGAGGGAAAAGCTCATAACACTCCAAGCAACTGGAGCAGACCGCCGAGAAGCTCAGTACGCTCGAATCGGAGAATCTAACCCTCCGAGACGAGAACAAAGCCCTTAACGCGACAACCAAAAAGAAGCATCGATTATGGACTCAGGTTCGCCTATGCCGACTCTGGAAACACTCAACTCTGGGACGGGCGCGAACTTCCCAACTACGTCCCCAGAAGGAGACGCATCTACGTGAGAAAAAGGCCAAAGAGGCTAAGGATGCTCAGACCTACGACATGGAGGATAGCGACTCGGAGCCCGAGCCTGATAAGGAAAAATCAGACGGAGAAGCGAGAACATAGTCTCCCATGATCACTCACCTTCACCAGATGTTCTACGATAGGCTCGACGCCATGCAGTCCATGGTAGAGAGACTCCCGGGGGTAGCTCCCCTATTTGGAAGAGCAACCCCGACTCCTACGCCGATACTCCTTTCACGGATGAGATCACCTTGATCGAGATGCCCAGGAAGTTATATTTCCCAGCATAAAGGCGTACGACGGCACCACTGATCCGGACGACCACATCACCCAATACAGACAAACGATACTCGCCGTAGTACTTCCAAAGGGGTCACGTGAAGCTACCATGTGCAAAGGTTTCGGCTCCACCCTGACCGGACCCGCTCTGCAGTGGTACATCAACTTACCCTCCAGGTCCATAGCCTCCTTAGCGGTTCTCAGCGACATATTCGTGGAGCAATTCGCAAGCAGAAGGGACCTGGAGAAAACCTCCGACAGCCTCTACGAAATCCTCCAGTTTCGAGCAGAACCCCTGCGAGGCTACATAGCCCGCTTAAATCAAGAGAAGGTAGCTATCCCCAAATGCAGTATCCCCAACGCTATATCCGCTTTCAAGAGAGGTCTGCTCCCCGACGGAGACCTGTACAAGGAGCTGACCAAATATCAGTGCAAAACCATGGAAGACGTCCTATCTCGAGCCTGGGCGCAGGTCATGTGGAAGGAGGACGTCACCAGCAGGGCCAAAGCGCAGAAAAAGCAATATCCCAAGACGATCAGACCAGACCGAACCGATTTAGACGAGAAACCCTCTCAAAGATCAGCTAGGGACTCCAGAAATCGAAACTGGGGCAGGTACCATACCGGCCGATCGAGAAGCCAAAAAGGGATGGCAGTGGCCACGGGGCCAAACATCTCTCACCTCTCTGTCTCAGTGCCGGAGCTGATCAATGTTCTGAGGCAGATGGGCCATCAGGTCAAGTGGCCTCAGAAGATGAAAGCTCCCGACTCTTTCCGGAACCCTGGCTTTTGGTGCGACTTCCATCGAGACCACGATCACAAAACGGAGGACTGCGTCGCACTAAAGATCGAGGTCAACGAACTGCTTAGGAAAGGGCACCTCAGGGAGTTCCTTTCTGATAAGGCCAAGAGCCATCTAAGCAAAGAGACAACGGGTAAGCCTGTCTCGCCACCGCGACAGGACCGAGTGGTACATGTCATTTCGGGCGGTTCAGAAATTAGCGGCATAAGGCATGCAGCTGCAAAGAAAAGTACTTGGAACCCCAAGCATGGCCTAGAGGCGGCCAAGCCAAAACGTTTGCTCCTAGGAACATACGAGATAAGCTTCACGGACAAGGAGCAGGAGAAAGACCTCACTCCGCATCACAACGCTCTGGTTATCTCGCTCACTGTAGCGAACTGCCTGGTAAGAAGGACACTGGTCGATGATGGAAGCTCcggcaacatcatcttccaggcCGCATACAAAGACCTAGGGCTGGATGAAGGGGCTCTAACTCAGAGGGTAACCCCCCATATAGAGTTCAACGGGGAAGTCAAACAAACCACCGGAGAGATAACCCTCCCCGTATACGCCGAAGGAatcaacatgtcaaccaacTTCCTCGTGGTTGACTGCGACTCGTCTTACAACATGATTCTAGGACGGCCCTAGATTCACGGAAAGGGGGCAGTCCCCTCGACTCTTCCCCAAATGGTGAAATTTCCTACACCCTGTTGCATAAAGGCAATCAGAGGAGATCAGGAATATTCCCGCTCCTCCTATCAGACCACTCTGAAGGGaaagaccaaggtcttatagTAATTACAGAAAAAACCTCCGGCTCGTCAAACCGAGGAACCGGAGGTAGAGGAAATGGACGAGGTGCCATTAACCGATGGATATCAGACCCGACATCTCAAGATCGATTTCAAGCTAACCGAAGGATTGAGAAGAAGACTGGTAGACTTCCTCAGGTCTAACTTCGACTGCTTCGCTTGGTCCCATGTAGATATGCCTGGGATCGATCCAGAGATCATCATGCACAAGCTACAGGTATATCCCCTACATCAACCCGTCAGACAAAAGAGACGGAAGTTAGCCCCCAAGAGAGACGTGATCATCAAGTCGAGAGCCTGCTCGGCGCGGGGTTCATTCATGAGGTGCAGTACCCAGAATGGCTAGCCAACGTCGTCATGGTCAAGAAAAAGAACGGGAAGTGGAGAGTCTGCATCGCtttcacggacctcaacaagtCCTATCTAAAGGACCCCTTCCCGCTACCTCATACTGACAAGCTGGTGGACGCCACCGCGGGGCACCAGTTGATGAGCTTCATAGACGCGTTCTCCGGCTACAATCAGATACTTATGCATTCGGAAGAACAGGAGAAAACATCCTTCATAACGTCCAGAGGGATTTACTGCTACAAGGTCATTCCGTTCGGCCTAAAGAACGCAGGATCGACCTATCAACGGTTGGTCAAAACGATGTTCGCCGACAAAATCGGGAGAACCATAGAGGTCTACATCGATGACATGTTGGTAAAATCCCTGGAAGCGGAAGACCACATATCACAACTGAAGCAAGCCTTCTCCACCCTCAGGAaatataacatgaagctcaacccggctAAATGCTCATTTGGGGTCAGTTCTGGCAAGTTCCTCGGCTACATCGTAACCCACGGGGGCATCGAGGTCAACCCGGAGCAAATCATTGCCATTCATTCAATCCCTTCCCGAAGAACGTCAAGGAGGTTCAAAAGCAAACGGGAAGGATGGCAGCCTTGAGCAGGTTCATCTCCAGACTCTTCGACAAATCTCACGCCTTTTTCGGAACTCTCAAGAATCCGAATGATTTCCGGTGGACGGGAGAATGCGAATCCGCTCTCCAAGAGCTAAAATCGTATCTCACCACTCTTCCTCTCCTGTCCAAACCACTACTCGGTGAAGTCATGCTGCTATATCTAGCGGTCTCCAAACACGCCGTGAGCGCTGGTCTAAGTTGGCGAGGAGGAAAACAAGCAGCAACCAATCTATTATGTAAGCAAGGTTCTCCTAGACGCGGAGACCCGCTATACTCACCTAGAAAAGTTGACCTTAGCCATGGTAGTCGCCGCTCGTAAGCTCCGACCTTACTTTCAGGCTCATCCAATCGTGGTTGTTACCTCCTTCCCTGTAAAGTTGGTCCTTCATAAACCAGAAGTTTCTGCACGCCTAGCCAAATGGACCGTGGAACTAGGGGAGTACGATATAATATTTCGACCCGCCACGGCAATAAAGTCACAGGTCCTGGCAGACTTCATGGCTGAATTCTCCCCTACCTTGCTCCCAGCTCTGGAGCAGGAGGTACGCCTCTGAGGCGAAAGTAAAGGCGAGGGAGAATGGATCCTACACGTTGATGGATCCAGCAACGTCAGAGGAGATGGAGTAGGGATAGTGCTTACCTCGCCAACAGGGAACACAGCCTCAAGGGTAGTGAGGTGCAACTTCAAAGCAACCAACAACGAAAGCGAGTATGAGGCCCTAATCGCAGGCCTAACCCTCGCCCATCAAATGGGGGCAGAGAACATCCATGTCTTCGGCGACTCCCAGCTGATAATCAACCAGGTACAAGGGGAGTACCAAGCAAAAGACGACAGCATGATCCAGTATATGGCGGTCGCTCAGCGACTAATCAAGAAGTTCAAGAGCTGCAAGCTCACTCAAATCCCCTGGGAACAGAATTCACAAGCCGACGCTATGGGTAATCTAGGGTCCGCTCTTGTAACGAATAGCCAGTTGAGTATCCCTTTGCTCGTGCTTCAATGGCCAGTTACCATGGAGGAAGCCCCGTCAGAGGAGGTCTCCGCCGTCGAAGAAGGCAAAACCTGGATGACCCCCCTAATCTGGTACCTGGAGGCCGACATCCTCCCGGAAGACCGTAGCAAGGCTAGAAAGATCAAAAAGCAAACCGCGAGGTATTGTATCTCACAGGAGAAGCTGTACCGGAGATCTTTCTCTGGTCCGTATCTGAGGTGTGTCCCACCCCGAGAGGACGCTAGAATTCTTGTAGaactacatgaaggagattgtgGATCCCACTCTAGCGGTTGAGCCTGGTGCTCAGAGCCAGAAGGGCCGATTACTATTGGCCCACGATGGCCGCCGACGCCGATAGACAAGCCAAGCACTGCGACCAATGCCAAAGGCACGCCCGGAGAACCTCAAGTCCATAAGCTCACCATGGCCCTTCAGAAAGTGGAGTATGGATATAGTAGGGAAATTTCCTATGGCGCCGGGGCAGAAGGTCTTCCAAGTGGGTCGAAGCAGAAGCGCTCAGCCGCAAAACAGACCTCCAGATCCGTAAGTTCTTGTGGACCAACATAATCACTCGCTTCGGCGTCCCCCACGAGATCGTCACAGAAAATGGACCCCAGTTCACGAGCcacaacttcaaggagttctgcAAGGACTGGGGCATAAAACTAACTTTCGCCATACCCCGACAGCCCCAGTCTAACGGACCAGCGGAGTCCACGAACAAAACAGTGGTCAACATGCTTGAAAAGCGACTGGAGGGCTCTCACGGGAAGTGGGCGGAGTAACTACACGGAGTCCTCTAGGCTTACCAGACCACTCCTAAAACAACAACAGGGGAAACCCTCTACTCGCTAGTCTACGGCTCTGAGACCATTGTACCTACAGAGATGCACATAAGAACTACGGTCT
Above is a window of Brassica napus cultivar Da-Ae chromosome A10, Da-Ae, whole genome shotgun sequence DNA encoding:
- the LOC125578962 gene encoding uncharacterized protein LOC125578962, which produces MCKGFGSTLTGPALQWYINLPSRSIASLAVLSDIFVEQFASRRDLEKTSDSLYEILQFRAEPLRGYIARLNQEKVAIPKCSIPNAISAFKRGLLPDGDLYKELTKYQCKTMEDVLSRAWAQVMWKEDVTSRAKAQKKQYPKTIRPDRTDLDEKPSQRSARDSRNRNWGRYHTGRSRSQKGMAVATGPNISHLSVSVPELINVLRQMGHQVKWPQKMKAPDSFRNPGFWCDFHRDHDHKTEDCVALKIEVNELLRKGHLREFLSDKAKSHLSKETTGKPVSPPRQDRVVHVISGGSEISGIRHAAAKKSTWNPKHGLEAAKPKRLLLGTYEISFTDKEQEKDLTPHHNALVISLTVANCLVRRTLVDDGSSGNIIFQAAYKDLGLDEGALTQRVTPHIEFNGEVKQTTGEITLPVYAEGINMSTNFLVVDCDSSYNMILGRP